The Streptomyces laurentii genome contains a region encoding:
- a CDS encoding hypothetical protein (identified by MetaGeneAnnotator; putative;~sequence version:1), whose amino-acid sequence MADRAAWLRVLGRVADRQSEVGLVSCPDCGQDQLEVRYIVKHESRIGYVLLWCGKCLHGISVSRVRAPEGAPTWSIDDPASVEGVPNFARYE is encoded by the coding sequence ATGGCTGACCGTGCGGCATGGCTGAGGGTGCTGGGTCGGGTTGCCGACCGGCAGAGTGAGGTGGGGCTGGTCTCGTGCCCGGATTGCGGCCAGGACCAGCTTGAGGTTAGGTACATCGTCAAGCACGAAAGCCGGATCGGGTACGTACTGTTGTGGTGCGGCAAGTGTCTACACGGCATCTCTGTCTCGCGGGTTCGCGCACCTGAAGGTGCACCGACATGGTCGATCGACGATCCGGCATCGGTCGAGGGCGTGCCGAACTTCGCCCGCTACGAGTGA
- a CDS encoding sensor histidine kinase (Histidine kinase; pfam07730;~Signal transduction histidine kinase [Signal transduction mechanisms];~identified by MetaGeneAnnotator; putative;~sensor histidine kinase [Streptomyces venezuelae ATCC10712]) — MAKGEFRRRRAESRRGGRPTGLSLIPWLLLGLGALSHLISGNAPNPWIGGLGLLTFNTLYIAVVIRAFHPRTRETPLTWGLLIALGAVTFGLTIGYGESWLLLFPLLGLAVGAVTRRGRMLRLITIPLTAAVAAVTFIKASWDSFGVVYGTFISIMVTATILALDQTVNELRETREELARAAVEKERLRFSRDLHDLLGHTLSVIVVKSEAARRLAPRDLDAALAQITDIESVGRQALTEIREAVTGYREGSLTTELDRARDALSSAGIEPVVRQSGPPLEPQTEALLGWVVRESATNAVRHSGATRCEIEIGGGPERVRLTVTDNGTGAGSAGTAAGTSGSGLKGLHERLAAAGGTFTSGPLPQGGFRVTAELPVEPAEAEPEDGGDHP, encoded by the coding sequence ATGGCGAAAGGTGAATTCCGACGACGCCGCGCCGAGAGCAGGCGCGGCGGCCGTCCGACCGGACTCAGCCTGATCCCCTGGCTGCTGCTCGGCCTGGGCGCGCTGTCCCACCTCATCTCGGGCAACGCCCCGAACCCCTGGATCGGCGGCCTCGGGCTGCTGACCTTCAACACCCTCTACATCGCGGTCGTCATCCGCGCCTTCCACCCGCGCACCCGCGAGACCCCGCTCACCTGGGGACTGCTCATCGCGCTCGGCGCCGTCACCTTCGGGCTGACCATCGGGTACGGGGAGTCCTGGCTGCTGCTCTTCCCGCTGCTCGGCCTCGCGGTCGGAGCGGTCACGCGGCGCGGCCGGATGCTGCGGCTGATCACCATCCCGCTGACCGCGGCCGTGGCAGCGGTGACGTTCATCAAGGCGAGCTGGGACTCGTTCGGGGTGGTGTACGGGACCTTCATCTCGATCATGGTGACGGCGACGATCCTCGCCCTGGACCAGACGGTGAACGAACTGCGCGAGACCCGCGAGGAACTCGCCCGCGCGGCCGTCGAGAAGGAACGCCTGCGCTTCTCCCGCGACCTGCACGACCTGCTGGGCCACACCCTGTCCGTGATCGTCGTGAAGTCGGAGGCGGCGCGGCGGCTCGCGCCCCGCGACCTGGACGCGGCGCTGGCGCAGATCACGGACATCGAGTCGGTCGGCCGGCAGGCGCTGACGGAGATCCGGGAGGCGGTCACCGGCTACCGCGAGGGCAGCCTGACCACCGAACTCGACCGCGCCCGCGACGCGTTGTCCTCGGCCGGCATCGAGCCGGTGGTCCGCCAGTCCGGCCCGCCGCTGGAGCCGCAGACGGAGGCGCTGCTGGGCTGGGTGGTCCGCGAGTCGGCCACCAACGCCGTACGCCACAGCGGCGCGACCCGCTGCGAGATCGAGATCGGTGGCGGCCCGGAACGGGTCCGCCTGACCGTCACCGACAACGGAACCGGTGCCGGATCCGCTGGTACCGCTGCGGGCACATCCGGCAGCGGCCTGAAGGGCCTCCACGAACGCCTCGCCGCCGCCGGCGGCACCTTCACCTCGGGCCCCCTCCCCCAGGGCGGCTTCCGCGTGACGGCGGAACTCCCGGTGGAACCGGCGGAGGCGGAACCCGAGGACGGCGGCGACCACCCGTAG
- a CDS encoding two-component system response regulator (C-terminal DNA-binding domain of LuxR-like proteins. This domain contains a helix-turn-helix motif and binds DNA. Proteins belonging to this group are response regulators; some act as transcriptional activators, others as transcriptional repressors. Many...; cd06170;~DNA binding residues [nucleotide binding];~Response regulator receiver domain; pfam00072;~Signal receiver domain; originally thought to be unique to bacteria (CheY, OmpR, NtrC, and PhoB), now recently identified in eukaroytes ETR1 Arabidopsis thaliana; this domain receives the signal from the sensor partner in a two-component systems; cd00156;~dimerization interface [polypeptide binding];~identified by MetaGeneAnnotator; putative;~intermolecular recognition site;~phosphorylation site [posttranslational modification];~two-component system response regulator [Amycolatopsis mediterranei U32]) has protein sequence MMRGALALLLGMEPDIEVVAQVGRGDQIVEAALTARPDVALLDIELPGRSGLDAAADLRDEVPDCRVLILTTFGRPGYLRRAMEAGAVGFLVKDGPVEDLAEAIRKALRGETVIDPALAAAALSAGPNPLTARERDALGASVDGATIADIATKLHLSESTVRNYLSSAIGKTGTRNRMEAVRAARQQGWL, from the coding sequence ATGATGCGCGGCGCGCTCGCGCTGCTGCTCGGGATGGAGCCGGACATCGAGGTCGTCGCCCAGGTAGGACGAGGCGACCAGATCGTGGAGGCGGCGCTGACGGCGCGGCCGGACGTCGCCCTGCTGGACATCGAGCTGCCGGGCCGCTCCGGCCTCGACGCGGCGGCGGACCTGCGGGACGAGGTGCCCGACTGCCGGGTCCTCATCCTCACGACGTTCGGCCGGCCCGGCTATCTGCGCCGCGCGATGGAGGCGGGTGCGGTCGGCTTCCTGGTGAAGGACGGCCCGGTCGAGGACCTGGCCGAGGCGATCCGCAAGGCCCTGCGCGGCGAGACGGTCATCGACCCGGCCCTCGCCGCGGCCGCCCTCAGCGCGGGCCCCAACCCCCTGACCGCCCGCGAACGCGACGCCCTCGGCGCCTCCGTCGACGGCGCGACGATCGCGGACATCGCGACGAAGCTCCACCTCTCGGAGTCGACGGTCCGCAACTACCTCTCCTCCGCCATCGGCAAGACGGGCACCCGCAACCGCATGGAAGCGGTCCGCGCCGCCCGCCAGCAGGGCTGGCTCTGA
- a CDS encoding hypothetical protein (identified by MetaGeneAnnotator; putative;~sequence version:1) — translation MSSTMSNTDAQEPNGSGKHRGPAAPTEDSSSSANGRHRREPETQ, via the coding sequence GTGAGTTCCACCATGAGCAACACGGACGCGCAGGAGCCGAACGGCTCGGGCAAGCACCGCGGCCCGGCCGCACCGACCGAGGACTCCTCGTCCTCGGCGAACGGCCGTCACCGGCGCGAGCCCGAGACGCAGTAG
- a CDS encoding ABC transporter integral membrane protein (ABC transporter integral membrane protein [Streptomyces albus J1074];~identified by MetaGeneAnnotator; putative) yields MITAYVRLEVRRTLRDVGFVISSIGVPVMMYLLFTNLGGQNDPAFKSAAMIGMAAYGALGAALSLGTGVAEDKSTGWLRQLRVTPMSPRQVVVGRALTGSVIVLPAITAVLLAGATVNGVRLDSWQWAVVALTLWAGSLPFTLLGLGNGYRLSSQAAGAVNVACNLGLAVVGGLWFPIDLFPGWLRSLSDYTPTNRFAELGRAVTEGTAPGIATITILVAWAALFGLYAAVSYRRSARTV; encoded by the coding sequence ATGATCACCGCGTATGTCCGCCTCGAAGTCCGCCGCACCCTGCGCGACGTCGGTTTCGTGATCTCCTCGATCGGCGTCCCCGTCATGATGTACCTCCTCTTCACCAACCTCGGCGGCCAGAACGACCCCGCCTTCAAGTCCGCCGCGATGATCGGCATGGCGGCGTACGGCGCGCTGGGCGCCGCCCTGTCGCTGGGCACCGGCGTCGCCGAGGACAAGTCCACCGGCTGGCTGCGCCAGCTGCGCGTCACCCCGATGAGCCCGCGCCAGGTGGTCGTCGGCCGGGCCCTGACCGGCAGCGTCATCGTCCTGCCGGCCATCACCGCCGTCCTGCTCGCGGGCGCCACGGTCAACGGCGTACGGCTCGACAGCTGGCAGTGGGCCGTCGTGGCCCTCACCCTGTGGGCGGGTTCGCTGCCCTTCACCCTCCTCGGGCTCGGCAACGGCTACCGGCTCTCCAGCCAGGCGGCCGGCGCCGTCAACGTGGCCTGCAACCTGGGCCTCGCGGTCGTCGGCGGCCTGTGGTTCCCGATCGACCTGTTCCCCGGCTGGCTGCGCTCCCTCTCCGACTACACGCCGACCAACCGCTTCGCCGAACTGGGCCGCGCGGTCACCGAGGGCACGGCGCCCGGCATCGCCACGATCACGATCCTGGTGGCGTGGGCCGCGCTGTTCGGCCTGTACGCGGCGGTCTCGTACCGTCGTTCCGCACGGACGGTCTGA
- a CDS encoding short-chain type dehydrogenase/reductase (3-ketoacyl-(acyl-carrier-protein) reductase; Provisional; PRK07792;~NAD(P) binding site [chemical binding];~Probable short-chain type dehydrogenase or reductase [Streptomyces venezuelae ATCC10712];~Rossmann-fold NAD(P)(+)-binding proteins; cl09931;~identified by MetaGeneAnnotator; putative): MSLPRVSPSPAAQPLAGLSAIVTGAGRGLGRAEALELARLGAAVVVNDYGQPGRDGSGAASAAPAEEVVAEIRAAGGRAVAHLGDVADFETARALVGLAVSEFGKLDVLVNNAGILRDRMVFSMGEDEWDSVVRVHLKGHFNTTRFAAAHWRERAKAGESGVFGRIVNTSSEAYLAGSAGQPNYAAAKGGIVGLTTSSALALAKYGVTVNAICPRARTRMTEDVFAGFAEPASADELDPLAPEHVAPLVGYLAAPAAARVNGQLFVVHGGMVAIVDRPRVAAKFDTAKDVFSYEELDGLLTPHYADRPAGETFAAAEVLGLKKG; the protein is encoded by the coding sequence ATGTCACTGCCCCGTGTGTCCCCGTCACCGGCGGCTCAGCCGCTGGCGGGGCTGAGCGCGATCGTCACCGGCGCCGGCCGCGGCCTCGGCCGGGCCGAGGCGCTCGAACTGGCCCGGCTCGGCGCGGCCGTCGTCGTCAACGACTACGGCCAGCCCGGCCGCGACGGCTCCGGCGCGGCGTCAGCCGCCCCCGCCGAGGAGGTCGTCGCCGAGATCCGCGCGGCGGGCGGCCGGGCCGTCGCCCACCTCGGCGACGTCGCCGACTTCGAGACCGCGCGCGCCCTGGTCGGCCTGGCCGTGAGCGAGTTCGGCAAGCTGGACGTCCTGGTCAACAACGCGGGCATCCTGCGCGACCGGATGGTCTTCTCGATGGGCGAGGACGAGTGGGACTCGGTCGTCCGGGTCCACCTCAAGGGCCACTTCAACACCACCCGTTTCGCCGCCGCGCACTGGCGCGAGCGCGCCAAGGCGGGCGAGAGCGGGGTCTTCGGCCGGATCGTCAACACGTCCTCGGAGGCGTACCTGGCCGGCTCGGCCGGGCAGCCCAACTACGCGGCGGCCAAGGGCGGCATCGTCGGCCTCACCACCTCCTCGGCGCTCGCCCTCGCCAAGTACGGCGTCACCGTCAACGCCATCTGCCCGCGGGCCCGCACCCGGATGACCGAGGACGTCTTCGCCGGGTTCGCCGAGCCGGCGTCCGCGGACGAGCTGGACCCGCTGGCGCCGGAGCACGTGGCGCCGCTCGTCGGCTACCTCGCCGCGCCGGCCGCGGCCCGGGTCAACGGACAGCTGTTCGTCGTCCACGGCGGGATGGTCGCGATCGTCGACCGGCCCCGGGTGGCGGCCAAGTTCGACACGGCCAAGGACGTCTTCAGCTACGAGGAGCTGGACGGGCTGCTCACCCCGCACTACGCGGACCGGCCGGCGGGGGAGACCTTCGCGGCGGCGGAGGTGCTGGGCCTCAAGAAGGGCTGA
- a CDS encoding ufaA2 protein (HDE_HSD The R-hydratase-like hot dog fold of the 17-beta-hydroxysteriod dehydrogenase (HSD), and Hydratase-Dehydrogenase-Epimerase (HDE) proteins. Other enzymes with this fold include MaoC dehydratase, and the fatty acid synthase beta subunit; cd03448;~The hotdog fold was initially identified in the E. coli FabA (beta-hydroxydecanoyl-acyl carrier protein (ACP)-dehydratase) structure and subsequently in 4HBT (4-hydroxybenzoyl-CoA thioesterase) from Pseudomonas. A number of other seemingly unrelated...; cl00509;~UfaA2 protein [Streptomyces sp. Mg1];~catalytic site [active];~dimer interaction site [polypeptide binding];~enoyl-CoA hydratase;~identified by MetaGeneAnnotator; putative;~substrate binding site [chemical binding];~substrate-binding tunnel), whose product MPIDAAKAVAAEPRSAEIAWDHKDVQLYHLGLGAGAPATDPDELRYTLESRLHVLPSFATVAGAGMGVVGGLGAPGIDIDLAAVLHGGQSITLHRPLPVAGRAVSTSRVAAVYDKGKAAVLVLRSEAADADGPLWTSDAQIFVRGEGGWGGDRGPSERLAVPDRAPDATVERPVREDQALLYRLSGDWNPLHADPEFAKLAGFDRPILHGLCSYGMTLKAVVDTLLGGDVTRVRGYRTRFAGIVFPGETLRIRMWRLTEGDGGDSGRVQVTVTAVERDDAPVLADTVVTVADPS is encoded by the coding sequence ATGCCCATTGACGCCGCCAAGGCCGTCGCCGCCGAACCCCGCAGCGCGGAGATCGCCTGGGACCACAAGGACGTCCAGCTCTACCACCTCGGCCTCGGCGCGGGCGCGCCCGCGACCGACCCCGACGAGCTGCGCTACACCCTGGAGTCCCGGCTGCACGTCCTGCCCAGCTTCGCCACCGTCGCGGGCGCCGGCATGGGCGTCGTCGGCGGTCTGGGCGCCCCGGGCATCGACATCGACCTCGCCGCCGTGCTGCACGGCGGCCAGTCGATCACCCTGCACCGGCCGCTGCCCGTCGCCGGCCGGGCCGTCTCCACCTCCCGGGTCGCCGCCGTGTACGACAAGGGCAAGGCCGCCGTCCTGGTGCTGCGCTCCGAGGCCGCCGACGCCGACGGGCCGCTGTGGACCAGCGACGCCCAGATCTTCGTCCGCGGCGAGGGCGGCTGGGGCGGCGACCGCGGTCCCTCCGAGCGCCTCGCCGTGCCCGACCGGGCGCCCGACGCCACCGTCGAGCGGCCCGTCCGTGAGGACCAGGCCCTGCTCTACCGGCTGTCCGGCGACTGGAACCCGCTGCACGCCGACCCCGAGTTCGCCAAGCTCGCGGGCTTCGACCGGCCGATCCTGCACGGCCTGTGCTCGTACGGCATGACCCTCAAGGCGGTCGTCGACACCCTTCTCGGCGGCGATGTCACCCGCGTGCGCGGCTACCGCACCCGCTTCGCCGGAATCGTCTTCCCCGGCGAGACCCTCCGGATCCGGATGTGGCGTCTCACGGAGGGGGACGGCGGCGACAGCGGCCGCGTGCAGGTCACGGTCACCGCCGTGGAACGCGACGACGCCCCCGTACTCGCCGACACCGTCGTGACCGTCGCCGACCCCTCCTGA
- a CDS encoding zinc-binding dehydrogenase (Class III alcohol dehydrogenase; cd08279;~NAD binding site [chemical binding];~Zn-dependent alcohol dehydrogenases, class III [Energyproduction and conversion]; COG1062;~catalytic Zn binding site [ion binding];~identified by MetaGeneAnnotator; putative;~structural Zn binding site [ion binding];~substrate binding site [chemical binding];~zinc-binding dehydrogenase [Streptomyces cattleya NRRL 8057 = DSM46488]): MRAAVLHEIGQDKLEVLDDVEAVGFGPGKVRIRIRATGLCHSDVSAMSGVLPQPAPFVPGHEGAGEILDVGDGVTGLAVGQRVLLCWLPACGSCPACRRGQTQLCLAGFMNAGTPNFRRAGGGSDGGAGEVFGFAGTGTFAEEVVVDARCAVPIPDDVPYDIAALIGCGVTTGLGAAINTAKVAAGSSVAVIGCGGVGISAIQGARLQGAAQIVAVDPVESRREAALGFGATEAVAPDALADAKQRVTGGEGFDYVFEVVGKSATARTAYDTTRRGGTLCVVGAGALDDFLQLNMFELFFDEKRILPSMYGGGDVLRSYERAIALWRAGRIDLASLITHRVPLSGINEALEQMRTGAALRTCIEL; the protein is encoded by the coding sequence ATGCGCGCAGCCGTACTGCACGAGATCGGCCAGGACAAACTCGAAGTCCTCGACGACGTCGAGGCGGTGGGGTTCGGACCCGGCAAGGTGCGGATCCGGATCCGGGCCACCGGCCTGTGCCACTCCGATGTCTCCGCGATGAGCGGCGTCCTGCCGCAGCCGGCGCCGTTCGTGCCCGGCCACGAGGGCGCCGGGGAGATCCTCGACGTCGGCGACGGCGTCACGGGTCTCGCCGTGGGGCAGCGGGTGCTGCTGTGCTGGCTGCCCGCGTGCGGGAGCTGCCCCGCCTGCAGGCGCGGGCAGACCCAGCTCTGCCTGGCCGGGTTCATGAACGCCGGCACCCCCAACTTCCGTCGCGCGGGCGGCGGTTCCGATGGCGGTGCGGGTGAAGTCTTCGGCTTCGCCGGGACCGGGACGTTCGCCGAGGAGGTCGTCGTCGACGCGCGCTGCGCCGTGCCGATCCCCGACGACGTGCCGTACGACATCGCCGCGCTCATCGGCTGCGGCGTGACCACCGGACTCGGCGCGGCCATCAACACCGCGAAGGTGGCGGCCGGTTCGTCGGTCGCCGTCATCGGCTGCGGCGGCGTCGGCATCTCCGCCATCCAGGGCGCCCGGCTCCAGGGCGCCGCGCAGATCGTGGCCGTCGACCCGGTCGAGTCGCGCCGCGAGGCCGCCCTCGGATTCGGCGCCACCGAGGCCGTCGCCCCGGACGCGCTCGCCGACGCCAAGCAGCGCGTGACCGGCGGCGAGGGCTTCGACTACGTCTTCGAGGTCGTCGGCAAGTCCGCCACCGCGCGCACCGCCTACGACACCACCCGGCGCGGCGGCACCCTGTGCGTCGTCGGCGCGGGCGCCCTCGACGACTTCCTCCAGCTCAACATGTTCGAGCTGTTCTTCGACGAGAAGCGGATCCTGCCGTCGATGTACGGGGGCGGGGACGTGCTCCGCTCGTACGAACGGGCCATCGCGCTCTGGCGGGCCGGCCGGATCGACCTCGCGTCGCTGATCACCCACCGGGTGCCGCTGAGCGGCATCAACGAGGCGCTGGAGCAGATGCGGACGGGCGCGGCGCTGCGGACCTGCATCGAGCTCTGA
- a CDS encoding ABC transporter ATP-binding subunit (ABC transporter ATP-binding subunit [Streptomyces venezuelae ATCC10712];~ABC transporter signature motif;~ABC-type multidrug transport system, ATPase component [Defense mechanisms]; COG1131;~ATP binding site [chemical binding];~ATP-binding cassette domain of the drug resistance transporter and related proteins, subfamily A; cd03230;~D-loop;~Domain of unknown function (DUF4162); pfam13732;~H-loop/switch region;~Q-loop/lid;~Walker A/P-loop;~Walker B;~identified by MetaGeneAnnotator; putative) has translation MTNEQASSTPAAQAATRAADAVDGTAVAFAAVTKTFGHVRAVDGIDLRIRRGETVALLGRNGAGKSTTINLLLGLDTPDSGRVRLFDGTPERAVGAGRVGAMLQDGRPVPRVTIRELVDFVARTYPRPLPVDEALALAGLTDLAGRRADRLSGGQAQRVRFAVALAGNPELIVLDEPTAALDVEAREAFWDSMRGYARRGNTVLFSTHYLEEADTHADRIVVVDSGRILADGTADELKRAAGGTTVSFDLAGGSSEGLAALPGVTSVEIRGDRAHVRSDDSDATVRALAERDAVRRLQVAPVSLNEAFLTLTRASAARTAQDAHSLEMSR, from the coding sequence ATGACGAACGAACAAGCGTCCAGCACCCCCGCCGCCCAGGCCGCCACCCGCGCCGCCGACGCCGTCGACGGCACCGCGGTCGCCTTCGCCGCCGTCACCAAGACCTTCGGCCACGTCCGCGCCGTGGACGGCATCGACCTCCGCATCCGCCGCGGCGAGACCGTCGCCCTGCTCGGCCGCAACGGCGCCGGCAAGTCCACCACCATCAACCTGCTCCTCGGCCTCGACACACCCGACAGCGGCCGGGTCCGCCTCTTCGACGGCACCCCCGAGCGCGCGGTCGGCGCCGGCCGGGTGGGCGCCATGCTCCAGGACGGCCGTCCGGTCCCCCGGGTCACCATCCGCGAGCTGGTCGACTTTGTCGCCCGCACCTACCCGAGGCCGCTGCCCGTCGACGAGGCCCTGGCCCTGGCCGGTCTCACCGACCTGGCCGGCCGCCGCGCCGACCGGCTCTCCGGCGGCCAGGCCCAGCGCGTGCGCTTCGCCGTCGCGCTGGCCGGCAACCCGGAGCTGATCGTCCTCGACGAGCCGACCGCCGCCCTCGACGTCGAGGCCCGCGAGGCCTTCTGGGACTCGATGCGCGGCTACGCCCGGCGCGGCAACACGGTCCTCTTCTCCACCCACTACCTGGAGGAGGCCGACACCCACGCCGACCGCATCGTCGTGGTCGACTCCGGCCGGATCCTCGCCGACGGCACCGCGGACGAACTGAAGCGCGCCGCCGGCGGCACCACGGTCTCCTTCGACCTGGCCGGCGGCTCCTCCGAGGGCCTGGCGGCGCTGCCCGGCGTCACCTCCGTCGAGATCCGCGGCGACCGCGCCCACGTCCGCAGCGACGACTCCGACGCGACCGTCCGCGCCCTCGCCGAGCGTGACGCCGTACGCCGCCTCCAGGTCGCCCCGGTCTCCCTGAACGAGGCCTTCCTCACCCTCACCCGCGCGTCCGCGGCCCGCACCGCCCAGGACGCCCACTCCCTGGAGATGTCCCGATGA
- a CDS encoding hypothetical protein (identified by MetaGeneAnnotator; putative;~sequence version:1) — protein MSWVSAGPVEAADAGLGSGRRPYGYGYLTYRQEGSPRQLPPLYMGIAALERVLEHERTDERGPDRLPHGLGVVDGADGRAEVSNRHKEQQADAH, from the coding sequence ATGTCCTGGGTCTCGGCCGGCCCGGTCGAGGCCGCCGACGCGGGGCTCGGATCGGGCCGTCGCCCGTACGGATACGGATATCTGACGTACCGTCAGGAGGGTTCCCCTCGTCAACTCCCTCCGCTATACATGGGGATCGCCGCTCTAGAACGCGTTCTAGAACACGAACGAACCGACGAACGCGGTCCGGACCGGCTCCCGCACGGCCTCGGCGTGGTCGACGGTGCGGACGGCCGCGCCGAGGTCTCCAACCGCCACAAGGAGCAGCAAGCCGATGCCCATTGA
- a CDS encoding dehydrogenase with NAD(P)-binding domain and groES-like domain (identified by MetaGeneAnnotator; putative;~sequence version:1) gives MHGSAAKLTFAVDPSQSKAYLAYLWLEWHGVTPASPSEVDEPAKRKGWKLRTGRSYLANQSGRSWNG, from the coding sequence ATGCACGGGTCGGCGGCGAAGCTCACGTTCGCAGTCGACCCGAGTCAGAGCAAGGCATATCTCGCATACTTGTGGCTGGAGTGGCATGGTGTCACTCCGGCATCACCCAGTGAGGTGGACGAGCCCGCGAAGCGTAAAGGCTGGAAGCTGAGAACCGGTCGGTCCTACCTAGCGAACCAGTCCGGACGGAGCTGGAACGGGTAA